The Candidatus Aminicenantes bacterium genome includes a region encoding these proteins:
- a CDS encoding tryptophanase gives MKPPVEPFRIKVVEPVRRPSRTEREEALRGAGYNVFGIPAEKIFIDLLTDSGTAAMSDSQWAGIMRGDESYAGARSFFRFEKAVRGLFGFEHVIPTHQGRAAERILFEAMVKKGDFVPSNIHFDTTRANIEVRGAAAVDLVIDEAYDPVSACPFKGDMDVAKLEAFIAAKGRARIPLVMLTITNNSGGGQPVSMANIRRVSAVCRAVGIPFFFDACRFAENAWFIKQREKGFARKSVAAIAREMFSYADGATMSAKKDALVNIGGFLTLADGELAKRLKSILIISEGFPTYGGLAGRDLEAIAQGLAEVVEEDYLAYRTAQAAYLGALLDRVGVPYFKPVGGHAVYLLADRMLPDIPREQYPAWALTVALYREGGVRAVEIGGVMFGHKNPRTGKMVFPRLEMVRLALPRRVYTASHLAYVADALGAIARCKEAVRGLRIVDEPRFLRHFTARFEEIRRG, from the coding sequence ATCAAGCCGCCCGTGGAGCCTTTCCGGATCAAAGTCGTGGAGCCCGTCCGCCGGCCGTCCCGGACCGAGCGCGAAGAAGCGCTTCGCGGGGCCGGCTACAACGTCTTCGGCATCCCGGCCGAAAAGATCTTCATCGACCTCCTGACCGACTCGGGAACTGCGGCCATGAGCGACTCGCAGTGGGCCGGCATCATGCGCGGCGACGAATCGTACGCCGGAGCCCGCAGCTTCTTCCGGTTCGAGAAGGCCGTCCGGGGCCTCTTCGGCTTCGAGCATGTCATCCCCACCCACCAGGGCCGGGCAGCCGAACGGATCCTGTTCGAGGCGATGGTCAAGAAGGGCGATTTCGTGCCCAGCAACATCCACTTCGACACCACCCGGGCCAACATCGAGGTTCGGGGAGCCGCGGCCGTCGACCTGGTCATCGACGAGGCCTACGACCCCGTCTCGGCCTGCCCTTTCAAGGGCGACATGGATGTTGCCAAGCTGGAGGCGTTCATCGCTGCCAAAGGCCGGGCCCGCATCCCGCTGGTCATGCTGACCATCACCAACAACAGCGGCGGCGGCCAGCCCGTCTCGATGGCCAATATCCGTCGGGTCAGCGCCGTCTGCCGGGCCGTCGGCATCCCCTTCTTCTTCGACGCCTGCCGCTTTGCCGAGAACGCCTGGTTCATCAAACAGCGGGAGAAGGGCTTCGCCCGCAAATCCGTGGCCGCCATCGCCCGGGAGATGTTCTCCTACGCCGACGGGGCCACCATGAGCGCCAAGAAGGACGCCCTGGTCAATATCGGCGGCTTCCTGACCCTAGCCGACGGCGAGCTGGCCAAGCGCTTAAAGAGTATCCTGATCATTTCCGAGGGGTTTCCCACTTACGGCGGCTTGGCCGGCAGGGACCTGGAGGCCATCGCTCAAGGCCTGGCCGAAGTGGTTGAAGAGGACTATCTCGCCTACCGAACCGCGCAGGCGGCCTACTTGGGAGCGCTTCTCGACCGGGTCGGCGTGCCGTACTTCAAGCCGGTCGGCGGGCACGCCGTATATCTCCTGGCCGACCGGATGCTGCCGGACATCCCGCGGGAGCAGTACCCGGCCTGGGCCCTGACCGTGGCCCTCTACCGCGAGGGCGGGGTGCGGGCGGTCGAAATCGGCGGCGTCATGTTCGGCCACAAGAATCCCCGGACGGGGAAAATGGTCTTCCCGCGCCTGGAGATGGTCCGCCTGGCCCTGCCCCGCCGCGTCTACACCGCCAGCCACTTGGCCTACGTGGCGGACGCCCTGGGGGCGATCGCCCGCTGCAAGGAGGCGGTCCGGGGACTGCGCATCGTGGACGAGCCGCGGTTTCTGCGCCATTTTACCGCCCGCTTCGAAGAGATCCGCCGGGGTTGA
- a CDS encoding PfkB family carbohydrate kinase, with translation MSLIIVGSVAFDTIETPSVKKEKIIGGSCTFCALAASFFTRPGIVAVVGRDFPRSAVTFFRRRGIDLQGLKTVKDGLTFHWHGRYGDDPNQRDTLRTDLNVFLDFRPEIPAAYKKADILFLANIDPDLQESIFRQVEKPKLTALDTIGLWINTKPEALRRVLRRVDVYFGNDEEVRLLTGERNLVKAAGMIRAMGPRLVVIKKGEHGAMIFGSRLVLAVPGRPCETVVDPTGAGDSFAGGFLGWLDKAGSFSRQEIRRAAVYGSVMASFAIEGFGVERFRTLKPAEITARYRAFKNLVSF, from the coding sequence ATGAGCCTGATCATCGTCGGCTCGGTCGCCTTCGACACCATCGAAACCCCGTCCGTCAAGAAGGAGAAGATCATCGGCGGATCGTGCACCTTCTGCGCCTTGGCCGCCAGCTTCTTCACCCGGCCCGGGATCGTGGCCGTCGTCGGACGCGACTTTCCGCGGTCCGCTGTCACCTTCTTCCGCCGCCGGGGCATCGACCTGCAGGGGCTCAAGACCGTCAAGGACGGGCTGACCTTCCACTGGCACGGCCGCTACGGCGATGATCCCAATCAGCGGGATACCCTCCGGACCGACCTCAACGTCTTTCTCGACTTCCGGCCCGAGATCCCGGCCGCCTATAAAAAAGCCGACATCCTCTTTCTGGCCAATATCGACCCCGACCTGCAGGAATCCATCTTTCGCCAGGTCGAGAAGCCGAAGCTAACGGCCCTGGACACGATCGGGCTGTGGATCAACACCAAGCCCGAGGCGCTTCGACGCGTCCTGCGGCGGGTGGACGTGTACTTCGGCAACGACGAGGAGGTCCGGCTGCTGACCGGGGAGCGGAATCTGGTCAAGGCCGCTGGGATGATCCGGGCCATGGGGCCCAGGCTCGTGGTCATCAAGAAGGGCGAGCACGGGGCCATGATCTTCGGCTCGCGCCTGGTCCTGGCCGTGCCGGGCCGGCCCTGCGAAACCGTCGTCGATCCGACCGGGGCCGGCGACAGCTTCGCCGGCGGCTTCCTCGGCTGGCTCGACAAGGCCGGGAGCTTCAGCCGGCAGGAGATCCGTCGGGCCGCCGTCTACGGCAGCGTCATGGCCTCCTTCGCCATCGAGGGGTTCGGCGTCGAACGATTCCGGACCCTGAAGCCGGCCGAGATCACCGCCCGCTACCGGGCCTTCAAGAATCTGGTCTCTTTCTAA
- the mtnP gene encoding S-methyl-5'-thioadenosine phosphorylase: MLEKKKAATRVTVQADRPRAEIGILGGTGLYEIEGLKKLKEIRLKTPLGDPSDAYMVGTLEGRRVAFLSRHGRGHRYLPSEINYRANVYGFKMLGVTSVISISSVGSLRAEIRPCDFVFADQFIDKTHRRSTFFGEGIVAHVAFADPVCGSLARHLHRTAEGLGLSCHGGGTYVCMEGPAFSTKAESEMHRQWGGSIIGMTGAAEAKLFREAEICYATMNLATDYDCWHAGEESVTVDMVLANLRRNIGNAKAVIKAAVASLPPHDESACGCRRALAGAIMTDPKLITPAVRKRLHLIIGKYVGGGSR; the protein is encoded by the coding sequence ATGCTCGAAAAGAAAAAAGCCGCGACCCGCGTCACCGTCCAGGCCGATCGGCCCCGGGCCGAGATTGGAATCCTCGGCGGGACCGGTCTCTATGAGATCGAAGGCCTTAAAAAGCTCAAGGAAATCAGGCTCAAGACGCCCCTGGGCGATCCCTCGGATGCCTATATGGTCGGGACGCTGGAAGGCCGCCGGGTGGCGTTCCTCAGCCGCCACGGCCGCGGCCACCGCTACCTGCCCTCCGAGATCAACTACCGGGCCAACGTCTACGGGTTCAAGATGCTCGGGGTCACGAGCGTCATCTCGATCAGCTCCGTAGGCTCGCTGCGGGCCGAGATCCGGCCCTGCGACTTCGTCTTCGCCGACCAGTTCATCGACAAGACCCACCGCCGCTCGACCTTCTTCGGCGAGGGGATCGTCGCCCACGTGGCCTTCGCCGACCCGGTCTGCGGGTCGTTGGCCCGCCACCTCCACCGGACGGCCGAGGGCTTGGGCCTGAGCTGTCACGGGGGTGGTACGTATGTCTGCATGGAGGGACCGGCCTTCTCGACCAAAGCTGAGTCGGAGATGCACCGCCAGTGGGGCGGCTCGATCATCGGCATGACCGGTGCGGCCGAGGCCAAGCTTTTCCGGGAGGCCGAGATCTGTTATGCGACCATGAACCTGGCTACGGACTACGACTGCTGGCACGCCGGCGAGGAGAGCGTCACAGTCGACATGGTCCTTGCGAACCTGCGCCGCAACATCGGCAACGCCAAGGCCGTCATCAAGGCGGCCGTGGCCTCGCTCCCGCCGCACGACGAATCCGCCTGCGGCTGCCGGCGGGCCCTGGCCGGGGCCATCATGACGGATCCCAAGCTCATCACGCCGGCCGTTCGGAAGCGGCTTCACCTGATCATCGGCAAGTACGTCGGGGGCGGGTCCCGATGA
- a CDS encoding LarC family nickel insertion protein codes for MSRSITSTCTRPGADDALVDVLGTCWLLETLGVADLVCSPLNVGSGWVRTSHGVLPVPPPAVAELLKDVPVYAAHAQAELVTPTGAALVKTLASRFAPFPELVYDRIGYGAGDRDLPGMPNILRAFLGRQEAYEPAKRVYLIEATVDDSTPQVLAAFLDRALELGALDAWMTPAVMKKGRLGTQLSLLADGAGLDRLIRAVFEETSSIGVRYHPVERRALERSVEKVLVLGTPIRIKTAGLGGRVLNAQPEYDDSLALARRKGLPLKDILRRATAAYARGK; via the coding sequence GTGAGCCGTTCGATCACGTCCACCTGCACGAGGCCGGGGGCCGACGACGCCTTGGTCGACGTGCTCGGGACCTGCTGGCTTCTCGAAACGCTCGGGGTTGCCGATCTCGTCTGCTCGCCCCTCAACGTCGGCTCGGGCTGGGTCAGGACTTCGCACGGCGTCCTGCCCGTTCCGCCGCCGGCTGTGGCGGAGCTGTTGAAGGACGTGCCGGTCTACGCCGCCCATGCCCAAGCCGAGCTGGTCACCCCGACCGGGGCCGCCCTGGTCAAGACGCTGGCCTCGCGCTTCGCCCCGTTTCCCGAGCTCGTCTACGACCGGATCGGGTACGGGGCGGGCGACCGCGACCTGCCCGGGATGCCCAACATCCTGCGGGCGTTTCTCGGCCGCCAAGAAGCCTACGAGCCCGCCAAGCGGGTGTATCTGATCGAGGCGACCGTCGACGATTCCACCCCCCAAGTGCTCGCCGCCTTCCTCGACCGGGCCCTGGAGCTGGGCGCCCTCGACGCCTGGATGACGCCGGCGGTAATGAAGAAAGGCCGGCTGGGCACCCAGCTCTCCCTGCTGGCCGACGGGGCGGGCCTGGACCGGCTGATCCGGGCCGTCTTCGAGGAGACAAGCTCGATCGGCGTCCGCTACCACCCGGTCGAGCGCCGGGCCTTGGAGCGGAGCGTGGAAAAAGTTTTAGTACTCGGGACGCCTATCCGGATCAAGACGGCCGGCCTCGGCGGCCGGGTCCTCAACGCCCAGCCCGAGTACGACGATAGCCTGGCTTTGGCCCGCCGCAAGGGCTTGCCCCTAAAAGACATCCTGCGCCGGGCGACGGCCGCCTATGCGCGGGGAAAATGA
- the folE gene encoding GTP cyclohydrolase I FolE yields MDLALMERGVRMILRGAGENPDRAGLKETPARVARMYQEILGGLHENPEIHLRTVHKEKHDEMVLIKNIPLYSMCEHHMLPFAGVAHIAYIPKNGRIVGLSKLARVVEGLSRRLQVQERLTKQTADMIMDYLDPQGVMVVIEAEHMCMSMRGAKKPKSITVTSAVRGIFRTHPVTRAEAITLIRGGLTGGKEV; encoded by the coding sequence ATGGACCTGGCGCTGATGGAGAGAGGCGTGCGCATGATCCTGCGCGGCGCCGGCGAGAACCCGGACCGGGCCGGCCTCAAGGAAACCCCGGCCCGCGTCGCCCGAATGTACCAGGAAATTCTCGGCGGACTGCACGAAAACCCCGAAATCCATCTCCGGACGGTGCACAAGGAAAAGCACGACGAGATGGTCCTGATCAAGAACATCCCGCTGTACTCGATGTGCGAGCACCATATGCTGCCGTTCGCCGGAGTGGCCCATATCGCCTATATCCCCAAGAACGGCCGCATCGTCGGCCTGTCCAAGCTGGCCCGGGTCGTGGAGGGGCTGTCCCGCCGGCTCCAGGTGCAGGAGCGGCTGACCAAGCAGACCGCCGATATGATTATGGACTACCTCGACCCGCAAGGCGTCATGGTCGTGATCGAAGCCGAGCACATGTGCATGTCGATGCGGGGGGCCAAGAAGCCCAAGTCGATCACCGTCACCTCGGCGGTGCGGGGCATCTTCCGCACCCACCCGGTCACCCGGGCCGAGGCCATCACGCTTATCCGAGGAGGGCTCACCGGTGGAAAAGAAGTCTAA
- the metG gene encoding methionine--tRNA ligase, whose translation MEKKSKPTFSVTTPIYYVNDIPHIGHAYTTIIADALARHNRLAGREVFFLTGTDEHGQKIEKAAAERGITPLQLADSVVTRTQDLWKALDISYDLFIRTTMEIHEKGVQKLFKALVDKGDIYKGEYKGWYCVSDEAFLPADAPAGKDGAKICPDCGKAATVVSEETYFFRLSAYQQKLLDHFEAHPEFVRPQSRMNEVASFVRGGLRDLSITRTTVKWGVPVPGDPAHTIYVWFDALHNYVTGLGWDWDMERFDKFWPASLHLMGKDILRFHAVYWPAFLMASGLALPDCILGHGWWLKDEAKMSKSRGNVLDPYVLINAMGPDPLRYFLLREIPIGLDGNFSHEGFIHRVNSDLANDFGNLVHRTLTMVRQYFGGTLETPAEERTDDLAIREAFEKTRAAVLEHYEAYAPAKALEELWAFIGLANKYLADNVPWKLAKDPEQRRRLARVLWQTAAAIRGASHLVAPVMPGSARKIWDLLGETRSPLDVPYAEFRFDDLDPARPMKAPVPLFPRIDLKEFLGRPGEAGPIEPAPAAKETTMDIITYEEFKKLDLRVGLVLKAERVEGATRLLKLQIDLGTEERQIVAGVAETYAPEDLVGKRFTVIANLKPAVIRGVESQGMLLAGIKDGKAYIPFFEGDIPPGSKVQ comes from the coding sequence GTGGAAAAGAAGTCTAAGCCCACGTTCTCCGTCACGACGCCGATCTACTACGTCAACGACATCCCCCATATCGGCCACGCCTACACCACGATCATCGCCGACGCCCTGGCCCGCCACAACCGCCTGGCCGGGCGCGAGGTCTTCTTTCTGACCGGCACGGACGAGCACGGCCAGAAGATCGAGAAGGCCGCGGCCGAGCGCGGTATCACGCCGCTCCAATTGGCCGACTCCGTCGTCACCCGAACCCAGGACCTCTGGAAGGCGCTGGATATCTCGTACGACCTGTTCATCCGGACGACGATGGAAATCCACGAGAAGGGCGTCCAGAAGCTGTTCAAGGCCCTGGTGGATAAGGGCGACATCTACAAAGGCGAGTACAAGGGCTGGTACTGCGTTTCGGACGAGGCCTTCCTGCCGGCGGACGCCCCCGCCGGCAAGGACGGGGCCAAGATCTGCCCGGACTGCGGCAAAGCCGCCACGGTCGTCTCGGAGGAGACCTACTTCTTCCGGCTCTCGGCCTACCAGCAGAAGCTGCTCGACCATTTCGAGGCCCATCCCGAGTTCGTCCGGCCGCAGAGCCGGATGAACGAGGTGGCAAGCTTTGTCCGCGGCGGCCTACGCGACTTGAGCATCACCCGGACGACCGTCAAGTGGGGCGTGCCGGTGCCGGGCGATCCGGCCCATACCATCTATGTCTGGTTCGACGCTCTCCACAACTACGTCACCGGCCTGGGCTGGGACTGGGACATGGAGCGGTTCGACAAGTTCTGGCCGGCCTCGCTGCACCTCATGGGCAAGGACATCCTCCGCTTCCACGCCGTTTACTGGCCCGCGTTTCTGATGGCCTCGGGCTTGGCGCTGCCGGACTGCATCCTGGGCCACGGCTGGTGGCTGAAGGACGAGGCCAAGATGTCCAAGTCCCGCGGCAACGTCCTCGACCCCTATGTCCTGATCAACGCCATGGGGCCCGATCCCCTGCGCTACTTCCTGCTGCGGGAGATCCCCATCGGCCTGGACGGCAATTTCTCGCACGAGGGCTTCATCCATCGCGTCAACTCCGACCTGGCCAACGACTTCGGCAATCTGGTGCACCGGACCCTGACCATGGTCCGGCAATACTTCGGGGGAACGCTCGAGACGCCAGCGGAGGAGCGGACGGACGACCTGGCGATCCGGGAGGCCTTCGAGAAGACCCGGGCCGCGGTCCTGGAGCACTACGAGGCCTACGCCCCGGCTAAGGCGCTGGAGGAGCTGTGGGCCTTCATCGGCCTGGCCAACAAGTACCTGGCCGACAACGTGCCCTGGAAGCTGGCCAAGGACCCGGAGCAACGGCGGCGCCTGGCCCGGGTACTGTGGCAGACGGCGGCGGCCATCCGCGGCGCGAGCCATCTGGTGGCGCCGGTCATGCCCGGCTCGGCCCGCAAGATCTGGGACCTCCTGGGCGAGACGCGCTCGCCGCTCGATGTGCCCTACGCCGAGTTTCGTTTCGACGACCTCGACCCGGCCCGGCCGATGAAGGCCCCCGTGCCCCTCTTCCCCCGGATCGATCTTAAGGAGTTCCTGGGCCGGCCTGGCGAGGCCGGGCCCATCGAGCCGGCACCGGCCGCAAAGGAGACGACTATGGATATCATCACCTACGAAGAATTCAAGAAGCTCGACCTGCGCGTGGGCCTCGTCCTCAAGGCCGAACGGGTGGAGGGGGCGACCAGGCTGCTCAAGCTCCAAATCGACCTGGGGACGGAAGAGCGCCAGATCGTAGCCGGCGTCGCCGAAACCTACGCCCCCGAGGACTTGGTGGGCAAGCGGTTCACCGTCATCGCCAACCTCAAGCCGGCGGTCATCCGCGGCGTCGAGTCGCAGGGTATGCTGCTGGCCGGGATCAAGGATGGGAAAGCCTATATCCCGTTCTTCGAAGGGGACATCCCCCCGGGCAGCAAAGTCCAATAG
- a CDS encoding PAS domain S-box protein — protein MFNRIRPLLGRTEPGLPRPWMSDSAALGGLGGAPATWSASDPSESEAIPLPTMDVPLFMEMAPVAIFLISLSGTIIDCNRAAAELYGYENRFELLGLRGEQFLDAGERAAAARTMEAVMAEGVQFNKEHLCLRRDGRTFDALVSARLVRGAAGEPAAYLVVSQDISERKAHERALAESETRFRTLFESANDGVFLVDEEARIMMVNRLGGALLGLPPDKVNGRSVAEFLAGSDLEPSRARFQALRRGEAGPPFERMLRRADGGEFPVEVRGAVVKDGEGRPFGVQYVVRDLTDRKRAERDQARIADQLRKALGNIINVVAATVEMRDPGTAGHQKRVANLARAIGTQMGLSAERIEAIRFAGVVHDVGKTSVPAEILSKPGRLSDDELRLVREHARFGYEILKNVEFPWPIAEIVHQHHERLDGSGYPRGLRDGEILIEAKVIAVADVIEAMASHRPYRPALGIEKALAELSAQRGIQFDAAVVDACLKAFAEKKVPLL, from the coding sequence ATGTTCAACCGAATCCGGCCTCTCCTTGGGCGAACGGAGCCCGGTCTGCCGCGGCCATGGATGTCCGATTCGGCCGCCTTGGGCGGCCTGGGGGGCGCTCCGGCGACTTGGTCTGCCTCCGATCCTTCCGAGTCCGAGGCGATTCCCCTGCCGACGATGGACGTGCCCTTGTTCATGGAGATGGCCCCGGTGGCCATCTTCCTGATCTCCCTCTCCGGGACGATCATCGACTGCAACCGGGCGGCGGCCGAGCTGTACGGATATGAAAACCGCTTCGAGCTCCTGGGCTTGAGGGGGGAGCAATTCCTCGATGCCGGGGAGCGGGCCGCGGCGGCCCGGACCATGGAGGCGGTGATGGCCGAGGGGGTTCAGTTCAACAAGGAGCATCTCTGCCTTCGCCGGGACGGCCGGACCTTCGACGCCCTCGTCTCGGCCAGGCTCGTCCGCGGCGCCGCGGGGGAGCCGGCGGCGTACCTGGTCGTGTCGCAGGACATCAGCGAGCGCAAAGCCCACGAACGGGCCTTGGCGGAGAGCGAAACGCGATTTCGAACGCTCTTCGAGTCGGCCAACGACGGCGTCTTCCTGGTCGACGAGGAAGCCAGGATCATGATGGTCAACCGCCTCGGCGGCGCCCTGCTCGGCCTGCCGCCGGACAAGGTCAACGGCCGGTCGGTGGCCGAATTCCTGGCCGGATCCGACTTGGAGCCCTCCCGAGCGCGGTTCCAGGCTTTGCGGCGGGGCGAGGCTGGGCCGCCTTTCGAGCGGATGCTCCGCCGAGCGGACGGAGGAGAGTTCCCGGTCGAAGTCCGCGGCGCCGTGGTCAAGGACGGCGAAGGCCGCCCCTTCGGCGTCCAATACGTGGTCCGCGACCTGACCGACCGTAAGCGGGCCGAGCGCGATCAGGCCCGCATCGCCGACCAGCTCCGCAAGGCCTTGGGCAACATCATCAACGTCGTCGCCGCGACCGTCGAAATGCGGGATCCCGGGACGGCCGGCCATCAGAAGCGGGTGGCCAACCTGGCCCGGGCCATCGGCACGCAGATGGGACTCTCGGCCGAGCGGATCGAAGCGATCCGTTTCGCCGGTGTCGTCCATGACGTGGGCAAGACCTCCGTCCCGGCCGAGATTCTGAGCAAGCCGGGCCGCCTCTCCGACGACGAGCTCCGCCTGGTCCGGGAGCACGCCCGGTTCGGCTACGAAATCCTGAAAAACGTGGAATTCCCCTGGCCCATCGCCGAGATCGTCCACCAGCATCACGAGCGGCTGGACGGCTCGGGCTACCCGCGCGGCTTGCGGGACGGCGAGATCCTGATCGAGGCCAAGGTCATCGCGGTGGCTGACGTCATCGAAGCCATGGCCTCCCACCGGCCTTACCGGCCGGCCTTGGGGATCGAAAAAGCCCTGGCCGAGCTGTCGGCTCAGCGCGGCATCCAGTTCGACGCGGCCGTCGTGGACGCCTGCTTGAAGGCCTTTGCGGAGAAGAAAGTCCCCCTGCTCTGA
- a CDS encoding L-threonylcarbamoyladenylate synthase: MSEILGRDGVAVYPTDTYYGLGANAYSAAAVEKIYGLKGRLRDKPLSVVAAGLEMAGLIAADPPAALPGLAAAFWPGPLTLVLKARPVFPPVLLGPGGTVAVRVPALPWLRSLLEAAGFPLTATSANLAGAGEIADPVEARRIFEGRVDLFIDGGRTPGGAVSTIVDLTGKTPRLVRPGAVPWDDILAHLNK; this comes from the coding sequence ATGTCCGAAATCCTCGGCCGGGACGGGGTCGCGGTCTATCCGACGGACACTTATTACGGCCTCGGGGCAAACGCCTATTCGGCCGCGGCAGTCGAAAAGATCTATGGCCTCAAGGGGAGGCTGCGGGACAAGCCTCTGTCGGTCGTGGCGGCGGGCCTGGAGATGGCCGGCCTGATTGCGGCCGATCCTCCGGCCGCCTTGCCCGGGTTGGCGGCCGCGTTCTGGCCGGGCCCTTTGACTCTTGTCCTGAAGGCCCGGCCGGTATTCCCCCCTGTCCTGCTCGGCCCCGGAGGGACCGTCGCCGTGCGCGTCCCCGCTCTTCCCTGGCTGCGGAGCTTATTGGAGGCGGCCGGCTTTCCTTTGACGGCTACCAGCGCCAATCTGGCCGGGGCGGGGGAGATCGCCGACCCGGTCGAAGCCCGGCGGATTTTCGAGGGCCGGGTCGATCTTTTCATCGACGGCGGACGAACCCCGGGCGGCGCGGTTTCGACGATCGTAGACCTGACGGGCAAGACGCCTCGGCTCGTTCGCCCGGGCGCCGTACCCTGGGACGACATCCTGGCCCATCTGAATAAATAA
- a CDS encoding LEA type 2 family protein — translation MPKLRAGLAPAALLIALLVPAAGRAAAQKYDVEVSVRERMARDVGLESATLVFVLDLKNVSAGAQALARYDYRVVVGQTEYIKTEIGLDVPIQIPAKGETAVAFPVKFTYEYLYANVAEARDKDRVGCNLVGGLTFLDEKRREKRVPIAFSGDFPIFRGFDAKCLPFEARDLTMGGADLTFQAALVNPNGFALNAERVAYKVSVAGKVIAEGTIRDAGLIEARGEKGVSLTLLLDFWEIGKDVASAFDNPPVAVRFQGEVEAVWDWGRIVLPFDRTEKVPVKKAQNQ, via the coding sequence ATGCCCAAGCTCAGGGCCGGACTAGCCCCGGCCGCCCTGCTGATCGCCCTGCTCGTCCCCGCCGCAGGTCGGGCCGCCGCCCAGAAATACGACGTCGAAGTCTCCGTCCGCGAGCGGATGGCCCGCGACGTCGGCCTCGAGAGCGCGACGCTCGTATTCGTCCTCGACCTGAAGAACGTTTCCGCCGGCGCTCAGGCCCTGGCCCGCTACGATTACCGGGTGGTCGTCGGTCAGACCGAGTACATCAAGACTGAAATCGGGCTGGATGTCCCCATTCAGATCCCGGCCAAGGGCGAAACCGCCGTCGCCTTTCCGGTCAAGTTCACTTACGAATATCTCTACGCCAATGTCGCCGAAGCCCGGGACAAGGACCGGGTCGGCTGCAATCTGGTCGGAGGCCTGACCTTCCTGGACGAAAAGCGCCGGGAAAAGCGCGTCCCGATCGCGTTCAGCGGCGATTTTCCGATCTTCCGCGGTTTCGACGCCAAATGCCTCCCCTTCGAAGCCCGCGATCTGACCATGGGCGGTGCCGACCTGACCTTCCAGGCCGCGCTGGTCAACCCCAACGGCTTTGCCCTGAACGCGGAGCGGGTCGCCTATAAGGTCAGCGTCGCCGGCAAGGTCATCGCCGAGGGAACGATCCGGGACGCCGGCTTGATCGAAGCGCGGGGCGAGAAAGGCGTGTCGCTGACGCTGCTGCTGGATTTCTGGGAGATCGGCAAGGACGTGGCCTCGGCCTTCGACAATCCGCCGGTCGCGGTCCGTTTCCAAGGCGAAGTCGAAGCCGTTTGGGACTGGGGCCGGATCGTCCTGCCCTTCGATCGGACCGAGAAGGTCCCGGTCAAAAAGGCTCAGAACCAGTAA